The Nicotiana tabacum cultivar K326 chromosome 14, ASM71507v2, whole genome shotgun sequence genome contains a region encoding:
- the LOC107831789 gene encoding uncharacterized protein LOC107831789 has protein sequence MSKEEFLKIQTCVLKVNIHCDGCKHKVKKILQKIEGVYKTSIDSEQGKVTVAGNVDPATLIKKLAKSGKHAELWGAPKASNNNQQNQLNNQFKNMQIDSGKGGNNKGQAQGQGQKGGGNNQPKGGPQMPNQQQQLQQLKGFQDLKLPPQFKDLKLPPMGGKDQNPKAVKFALPEDDDLTDDEFDDDDFDDDEFDDDEFDDEIDDIPMNKMKAMMGGNGGAQMKPMMGGNGGAQMKPMMVGNGGAQMKPMMGGNGGGQMPNMMMNGQHPQLMKGGSGGNNGGNAGGNGKKSGGGGGNIPVQVNMGGNNGGKKGGNGNNNGGNQNQGGGSAQKGGKNSGGQPNVGGGNGGGGGGQNKNGGGGGGAGNPNMNGNGAKKGGGPNDGMQGMPNRMMAMSAGGNMGQLGNMPNPMGQMGGLPMGQMGNPMGQMGNVPAVQGLPAGAPMTGGGNGAGYFQGAGPEVMAGNPYYQQQQQMAAMMMQQQRANGNERFQPMMYARPPPAVNYMPPPYNPYYYGPPPPPSDNYSTFFSDENTNSCSVM, from the exons ATGAGTAAAGAAGAGTTCTTGAAGATCCAG ACTTGTGTCCTTAAAGTCAATATACACTGTGATGGGTGTAAGcataaagtaaagaaaatcttgcAAAAGATTGAAG GGGTTTATAAGACAAGCATAGATTCAGAACAAGGAAAAGTGACTGTTGCTGGAAATGTAGACCCTGCTACACTGATCAAGAAATTAGCCAAGAGTGGGAAACATGCAGAGTTATGGGGTGCTCCCAAAGCCAGTAACAACAACCAACAAAATCAGCTCAATAATCAGTTCAAGAACATGCAAATTGACAGTGGTAAAGGTGGCAATAACAAGGGGCAAGCCCAAGGCCAAGGTCAGAAAGGTGGTGGAAACAATCAGCCAAAAGGTGGACCTCAAATGCCAAACCAGCAGCAGCAACTTCAACAGTTGAAAGGGTTCCAAGATCTGAAGTTGCCCCCACAATTTAAGGACCTGAAACTTCCCCCCATGGGTGGCAAAGACCAGAACCCAAAGGCTGTCAAGTTTGCCTTGCCTGAGGATGATGATTTGACTGATGATGAgtttgatgatgatgattttgatGACGATGAGTTTGATGACGAtgagtttgatgatgaaatcGACGATATCCCCATGAATAAGATGAAGGCGATGATGGGAGGTAATGGTGGAGCTCAGATGAAGCCGATGATGGGCGGTAATGGAGGAGCTCAAATGAAGCCGATGATGGTTGGTAATGGTGGAGCTCAAATGAAGCCAATGATGGGAGGTAATGGTGGAGGTCAGATGCCTAATATGATGATGAATGGGCAGCACCCTCAACTCATGAAAGGTGGAAGTGGCGGTAACAATGGTGGGAATGCCGGTGGAAACGGTAAAAAAAGCGGTGGTGGTGGAGGAAATATCCCTGTTCAGGTTAACATGGGTGGAAATAATGGTGGTAAGAAAGGTGGTAATGGGAATAATAATGGAGGAAATCAAAATCAAGGTGGAGGATCCGCTCAAAAGGGTGGCAAAAACAGTGGAGGGCAGCCGAATGTTGGTGGCGGcaatggtggtggtggtgggggtCAGAACAAGAATGGAGGCGGCGGCGGAGGTGCTGGCAATCCTAACATGAATGGCAATGGTGCCAAAAAAGGGGGTGGACCAAATGATGGGATGCAAGGCATGCCAAACAGGATGATGGCTATGAGTGCTGGTGGAAATATGGGCCAGTTAGGTAACATGCCTAATCCAATGGGCCAGATGGGTGGTCTTCCAATGGGCCAGATGGGTAATCCAATGGGCCAGATGGGCAATGTTCCGGCAGTCCAAGGCCTACCGGCAGGGGCGCCGATGACTGGTGGTGGTAATGGTGCCGGTTACTTCCAAGGTGCCGGTCCTGAAGTTATGGCTGGCAATCCTTACTACCAGCAGCAGCAGCAAATGGCAGCTATGATGATGCAGCAGCAGCGTGCCAATGGGAACGAAAGGTTTCAACCAATGATGTACGCTCGGCCACCACCAGCAGTTAATTACATGCCACCACCTTACAACCCGTATTACTACGGCCCTCCGCCACCACCAAGTGATAACTACAGCACCTTCTTCAGTGATGAAAATACCAACAGCTGCAGTGTGATGTGA